Proteins encoded within one genomic window of Ailuropoda melanoleuca isolate Jingjing chromosome 16, ASM200744v2, whole genome shotgun sequence:
- the LOC100466453 gene encoding olfactory receptor 6C3: MKNHTVPTEFILLGLSDDPELQIMIFLFLIITYMLSITGNLTIITLTLVDSHLQTPMYFFLRKFSVLEISFTTVCIPRFLGTIITRDKTISYNNCTAQLFFLIFMGITEFYLLTAMFYDCYVAICKPLHYTTIMNKRVCILLVFCAWLAGFLNIFPPVILFLQSDYCGSNVVDHFACDYFPLLQLSCSETRLLEVIGFYSAIVILLFTLALIILSYMFIIRTILKLPSASQRKKAFSTCSSHMIVISISYGSCIFMYANPSAKEKASLTRGVALLNTSVAPMMNPFIYTLRNQQVKQAFKDTIQKVMFFSSK, from the coding sequence ATGAAAAACCACACAGTGCCCACAGAATTCATTCTTCTAGGGCTATCAGATGACCCAGAGCTTCAgattatgatttttctcttcttaattatCACATATATGTTAAGTATCACTGGAAATTTAACCATCATCACTCTCACCTTGGTTGACTCCCATCTACAGACCCCTATGTATTTCTTCCTCAGGAAATTCTCTGTATTAGAAATATCCTTTACAACTGTCTGTATTCCTAGATTTCTGGGTACAATCATCACCAGAGATAAAACTATTTCATACAATAATTGTACAGCTCAGTTGTTTTTCTTAATCTTCATGGGAATAACTGAGTTTTATCTTCTAACTGCCATGTTCTATGACTGCTACGTAGCCATATGTAAACCCTTGCATTATACAACCATCATGAACAAAAGAGTCTGCATTTTACTTGTCTTTTGTGCTTGGCTGGCAGGATTCTTAAATATCTTCCCACCAgttattctttttctccagtcAGATTACTGTGGCTCCAATGTCGTTGATCACTTTGCTTGTGACTATTTTCCGCTCTTGCAATTATCTTGCTCAGAAACACGGCTCCTAGAAGTGATTGGTTTTTACTCCGCAATAGTGATTCTGCTTTTCACCTTGGCATTAATAATTCTATCTTACATGTTCATCATTAGAACAATTCTGAAACTGCCCTCTGCCAGTCAGAGAAAAAAGGCGTTTTCTACATGTTCCTCACACATGATTGTCATTTCCATCTCTTATGGAAGCTGCATATTCATGTATGCCAACCCTTCCgcaaaagaaaaagcatcattGACCAGAGGAGTGGCTCTTCTGAATACTTCTGTTGCTCCTATGATGAATCCATTTATATACACCCTGAGGAACCAGCAAGTAAAGCAAGCCTTTAAGGATACTATACAAAAGGTTATGTTTTTCTCCAGTAAATGA